The following are encoded together in the Mycteria americana isolate JAX WOST 10 ecotype Jacksonville Zoo and Gardens chromosome 2, USCA_MyAme_1.0, whole genome shotgun sequence genome:
- the BMI1 gene encoding polycomb complex protein BMI-1 yields the protein MHRTTRIKITELNPHLMCVLCGGYFIDATTIIECLHSFCKTCIVRYLETSKYCPICDVQVHKTRPLLNIRSDKTLQDIVYKLVPGLFKNEMKRRRDFYAAHPSADAANGSNEDRGEVADEDKRIITDDEIISLSIEFFDQTRLERKGNKEKEKSKEEVNDKRYLRCPAAMTVMHLRKFLRSKMDIPNTFQIDVMYEEEPLKDYYTLMDIAYIYTWRRNGPLPLKYRVRPTCKRMKISHQREGLNNSGELESDSGSDKASSPAGGIPSTSSCLPSPSTPVQSPHPQFPHISSTMNGTSSSPSSNHQSSFTNRARKTSINGSSATSSG from the exons ATGCACCGAACGACCAGAATCAAAATAACCGAGCTAAACCCCCATCTCATGTGCGTGCTCTGCGGCGGGTACTTCATCGATGCAACGACCATCATCGAGTGCCTCCACTCCT TCTGTAAGACCTGTATCGTGCGTTACTTGGAGACCAGCAAGTATTGTCCCATCTGTGATGTCCAAGTTCACAAAACTCGACCGCTTCTGAATATCAG GTCAGATAAAACTCTCCAAGACATTGTATACAAGCTAGTACCAGGCCTTTTCAAAA atgaaatgaaaagaagaaggGATTTTTATGCTGCTCATCCGTCGGCTGATG CTGCCAATGGCTCTAATGAAGACAGGGGAGAAGTGGCTGACGAAGACAAAAGAATTATAACAGACGACGAGATAATAAGCTTATCCATTGAATTCTTTGACCAGACTAG ACTGGAACGAAAAggaaataaggagaaagaaaaatcaaaggaggAG GTGAATGACAAAAGATACTTGCGCTGCCCAGCAGCAATGACGGTGATGCATCTAAGAAAGTTCCTGCGGAGTAAAATGGATATACCTAACACTTTCCAG ATCGATGTGATGTATGAAGAGGAGCCTCTGAAGGACTACTACACCCTAATGGATATTGCCTACATCTATACCTGGAGGCGG AATGGGCCTCTCCCCCTGAAATACCGGGTCCGACCTACTTGCAAGAGGATGAAGATCAGTCACCAGAGGGAAGGCTTGAATAATAGCGGGGAGCTGGAAAGTGACTCTGGGAGCGACAAGGCGAGCAGCCCGGCAGGAGGCatcccctccacctcctcctgtttgcccagccccagcacgccGGTCCAGTCTCCTCACCCCCAGTTCCCCCACATCTCCAGCACCATGAAcggcaccagcagcagccccagcagtaACCACCAGTCCTCCTTTACCAACAGAGCACGGAAAACATCGATAAATGGCTCCTCGGCCACTTCATCTGGTTGA
- the COMMD3 gene encoding COMM domain-containing protein 3: protein MELSAYAQGGWRLLGDPRRFPRRPYAALLRAAFRSLLDHSHAGLDDPDLKDIDPTVLKHCHAAAATCILEAGKQKADISAISTCLEDCKLDRERIEQFCTEYQKNKDALEILLGSIGRSPLHITDVSWRLEYQIKSNQLHKTYQPSYLVTLNVENSDSGSHPDVSFSCTMEQLQDLVGKLKDAAKSLERATQM from the exons ATGGAGCTGTCGGCGTACGCGCAGGGCGGGTGGCGGCTGCTGGGCGACCCCCGCCGCTTCCCCCGCCGTCCTTACGCCGCTCTCCTCCGCGCCGCTTTCCGCAGCCTCCTCGATCACTCCCATGCCGGGTTGG acGATCCAGACCTGAAAGATATTGACCCTACGGTATTAAAACATTGCCATGCTGCGGCTGCAACGTGTATTCTggaggcaggaaagcagaaagccgACATATCTGCTATAAG CACATGTCTAGAAGACTGTAAACTGGATAGAGAGAGAATAGAACAATTTTGCACCGAATATCAG aaaaacaaGGATGCATTGGAAATCCTGTTGGGAAG CATAGGCAGATCTCCTCTCCATATAACTGATGTGTCTTGGCGCTTGGAATATCAGATCAAG agcAATCAACTTCATAAAACTTACCAGCCTTCCTACTTGGTGACCTTAAACGTAGAG aacagTGATTCAGGATCACACCCAGATGTTAGTTTCAGTTGCACGATGGAGCAATTACAG GATTTAGTTGGAAAACTAAAAGATGCTGCAAAAAGTCTAGAAAGAGCGACTCAGATGTGA